Proteins from a genomic interval of Candidatus Binataceae bacterium:
- a CDS encoding acetoacetate decarboxylase family protein, translated as MIPYIQYGPIMTAAAPIVCIGADLYVFAILADLKALNRLCKRVFDQPSGGAVKCRALDPYIILIFGAIKKVSGVVGGPGVKEKNVLLHVPVLVETADASFPALFSPFVWVDNPNSMTGGREVFGYAKTFGKIEINSSPEPVAFDLDTFGGNLNDQFWDMHPGLIRIKRKQQAPNPLVSIMDLVGGLGEVGYLLESWSGEGVTEIFHKQFRAISDRQKGNLAPACLHEIATADYGLFGPPAEIDPLTHLYEIKLKHLDSHPIVKELGLPPTSKSPGYRVRTNFKVEHGRVLWHG; from the coding sequence ATGATACCATATATTCAGTACGGTCCGATTATGACCGCGGCGGCGCCGATCGTTTGTATCGGGGCGGATCTCTATGTCTTCGCTATCTTGGCTGACCTCAAAGCGCTGAACCGTCTGTGCAAAAGGGTATTCGATCAACCCTCGGGCGGCGCGGTCAAGTGTCGTGCGCTCGATCCGTACATAATTCTGATTTTCGGCGCAATCAAAAAAGTCTCGGGCGTTGTCGGAGGCCCGGGTGTAAAGGAGAAAAATGTTCTTTTGCACGTGCCGGTCCTTGTCGAAACCGCCGACGCCAGCTTTCCGGCGCTCTTTTCGCCCTTTGTTTGGGTCGATAACCCGAACTCGATGACGGGCGGCCGCGAGGTGTTCGGCTACGCCAAGACTTTCGGCAAGATTGAAATCAACTCATCGCCGGAACCGGTGGCGTTTGACCTCGACACCTTCGGCGGCAATCTGAACGACCAGTTTTGGGATATGCATCCGGGGCTGATCCGGATCAAACGCAAGCAGCAGGCTCCGAATCCGTTGGTCTCGATTATGGATCTGGTCGGCGGGCTGGGTGAGGTTGGTTACCTGCTCGAGAGTTGGTCGGGAGAGGGCGTTACGGAGATCTTTCACAAACAATTCCGTGCAATCAGCGATCGCCAAAAGGGCAACCTGGCGCCGGCGTGCTTGCATGAAATCGCCACCGCCGACTACGGGCTCTTTGGTCCGCCGGCTGAAATCGATCCGTTGACTCATCTCTACGAGATTAAACTCAAGCACCTTGATAGCCATCCGATCGTCAAGGAGCTTGGATTGCCGCCGACCAGCAAGTCACCGGGCTACCGCGTCCGCACCAACTTCAAGGTGGAGCACGGGCGGGTATTGTGGCACGGGTGA